The nucleotide window CAGTCCTGAGAAAATTTTGACACAATTGTGTGTCAAACAGAGTTGTAACGAATGTTTCATGAGCAGGcgcatagccaggaatttgccaagggaggggcgaaactgtagattcgacattgcaaactatctaagcgtagcgccaccatgttttgcgcgaagcgttcaagaaaattttggctgaaaatgcctcccagaacttcccaggccttgtaagttgcatcttagcattttctcttttgaatatactagcgatatcataaaaacatttaaaaatgtccccttcgccccccccccccccctggctacgcgcctgttcatGAGGAATGGCACCAACTGAATAAACATGTCCATGTGGGATTCTCCTGTGTTCATGTgtcttttaattattttgtctCATTTCTTGATTCCTTCCTTTGTCTTCCAGGCTTTCTCAGGAAGGTCTATGGGATCCTCACCATTCAGTTAACAATAACTGTTGGTATAATCATTGCAATATACATACCAACGTAAGTAGCCTGTTAATGTGTGCATACTCAGGTTTGCAGTGCTGTTAATATTCTACAAGTACTGCTTACTTATTAACTTGTAATACTATAGGCCTCTTATTACTAGTACTACAGTGTTCACTATGGATTGATTCTTGAGTCAGATTCAATGGTTAGACCAAGGCTTTCTAATATGAATACAACTTCAAATTCTTACATGCAGCATGCACATTATGCATGCTATCAATGATGGTGGGCTGCAGTTTGAATTGAATTGGGAACGTGgtatttaaattaatatgaaacattCATTTGGAAGTTATGGTATTGTCCAGATTTTATAGTGAATTGGCAAGCAGAAATTAGTTAGGTTTAACTTTTGGACATTTTCAAGTATTAAAGGTGATCCATTTTTGATTTTGGAATATCTTCTGCTACTGAAATACTAACAACTCTTTTAAACCTGTTTTAAGCTTCTTGCATTACCATTTTGGTATTCtatgaaaatatcatttaattttgtAGTTTATATCTTTTcacaatattttttaaatcgCAATAAAATTTGTTGAGAAGCGTCTAATTTATTCACTTTGTTTCTTCAATTTACTGTTGTAATGATTGCAAACTTAGGTACAGTCAAACGTAGGTACAGTGAAACAATCAAGGTTCCACACAGGTGTGGGCATCATGAGTATATTTTAGTAAtactaatattatatatttatggtGCAATAAACTTTAAAGACCACCAAGATTAACTTTGGCTTTCTTGTGATTTTCCCTTTCAGAGCTGACAATTATCCCAACTATTTCATTGAAAATACATGGGTCTTTTGGCTATGCTTGTAAGTAACTGACTGGCAGTTTAATAAACATGAATGTTCCTGAAGCTGTTAATGCTTAATGTATGTGTGCTGTAACAGCAATGCTTTGAACATTAGATGAAGTGTGATCTGGTTTGCTTGTTGTAATTTTAATCAGTAACATAATGACTGAAGAAATGAAACATATATCTAAACATGCAGAAGATTGGTTGCTAGCGGCCTTGAAGACCATGTCTCTGTGTATAGCTGGGTGAGCTAGATTATGAAACCACCAATATTTACTCAGTACTGAATGAATTCCTCAAATTATTATGTAACTTGTGGATTTATGTTACATCTACATTGAACTATATTCTTTTACATTCTGCTAGAATATAAAAGACAAATCTTGGCAATATCTCTAGAAGTGCCTTGGcagtgttgaatattcagtagataTAATGGGCACAGGCTCTGTAAATGTGTGGAATAAATTCAATATGGTCGTCTAGCTCTTGAGAAGTTACAGAGAAGTCTGCGATCTGTTATAATACAAAGAagacaaataaaacagaaaaggattaaaaagaaacattttggggATATGGCTGATGTAAGTAGCCTAACACAAAAATAATGTCACTGGATATTCAAGTTTGGACTAGTTTTCTAAAAAATATAGAATGGTAACTTGGAGTGTGCTTCAATATATCCATTGAATAAAATCTTTCATTCATCCAATAGCTGTTTCACATTTGTCATGATTCTGGCCTTGGCATGTGTACCAGATTTGAGGAGAAATTCACCAATCAACATCATATGCCTCATGCTGTTTGTAAGTATCCCAGCTGTTCTATAGTAGTGCTTTTAATGAGTAATTAGTTATGAAATTGTGgttatatgcaaattttacCTGTAATGTTAACCAATTACTGGAACTGATGTAAATATTGTGTTATGTGATTTGTTATCTTATTTAGAAGTTaacatattacattatattaacATATTCTGATTGatgtaaaagaaaaacttaaaagcTCAGGGAAGTTACTTTACCCGCAGTGTCTAGTCTAGTTCTGTACAGCAGTTTGCCTCTATATGACACTATACTGATATGATATCAATTAATCAGAAAGAAATCACtactaaatgctaaataaatCAACTGCTTTCTTGCAGTGAAGTCTCTCTAAGCGTTTACATCACGCCATCAGTAAGGTGCTCCAATGCAGAATAGGCTATACAGTAATAACTATGTTTACTACATCCCAGCTGTGTCAGGGCTTAATGGCTATGTTTATTATATCTCAGCTGTGTCAGGGATTAATGACTATGCGAATTACATCCCAGCTGTGTCAGGGTTTAATGGTTCTTGATGTAACATATCCATTGATGGTTTCTTAGTAAGGATGACTTTCTTTGATTTCCAATCTTTATTTTTTACTCCAACGcttcctatttataaattgttGGAATAAATTGAACCATAACCATGCTAAATATGTCTCTCAGCACCTCTGATCAGAATAACTGGCTTACATTTGGTTATAGTTTTAACCATTTCTTTTCGGCCAAGATTACAAGTAAAGTTGAGGTTAAATGTTgtgttatatattaaatactaaAGAGGAGAGACTTCCTTCTACTTAATATCACAAGCAATCAATCAAGCAAGCAATTTCAAAAGTATCTCAAAGTCTCTACTTATTGTTTATGATGTCTTGTTTGGTCTTCCCTGTGGTGTTAATATTGACAATTCATTACAAATTGATGTTAATTCTGAAGAATATTTCTTCATTACGTAATATCttatgttttcttcatttataaGTTTGTTACTTAATTTTTTGACAGACAATTGCAGAGGGAGTACTGCTTGGCATAACATGTTCCACCTATGAAGCACAGACTGTACTGATCGCAGCAGGAGCATGTGCTGTGAGTAAACTCACATACAGTAGTAATTAAGTGGCAGCTAAATACAAACAGCAAAGACAAAGAACAAACAGCATCTGAATAGCATAAATAGATGTGGTTGCTAGGCAGTGACATCATGTTGCCAGATATAGCCTTCTTTGCTGCAGGCAATGAATCACAATATGAGGTCTCATGTATCATAATGTAATATGTTCTAATTGATTATGTTTCTTTATTCAACTTGATTGTTTATTAACAGTTCTAATTAAATATCTGTGATGTTTGAAGTTGAAGCtttccatttatttatgtttttcttctcACAGGGTATCGTCCTGATTCTTACTCTCTTTGCTTTCCAAACCAAAGTAAGTCATCTTATTCACACATGCTGAGGATGCGTTTCTCACTAAATACATTTTAGTGTTACGATGACCGATCACACTTCTATGTTTATATAAAAGCCTTAATTCCCTTCCTGCAACAAGTTTTTGTGCCTTGATCCTGATCCTATATAATAAATTTACCCAGGGAAAGGCTTAGAAATGCTCACCACTTTTATCCAAATGTACTGATACTCTGCTGTTTAAAGACACAATGATAAATAAGGTAAAGGACAAGCTCATAATGTGGAGTAATGTTATGCTCCGTAATGCatagctttataatgtttcAGGTTATGGGGCTACATAGCTTATCACTTATTGTTCAGAAGTGATTGATCATTTAACTGTCATcctaagaaaataaaaacactttCAAGTTTGGTATAATTGTGAGAGAATTGTGTAAGTTAGTTATTAGTCTTGATTAATACTAACCTTGGATTCATTGATCAAGAGTGTTTTTAATACAGAGGCTGTATtctgaaatgaaaatcatatgCTAGATTTAATTTACtgctatttatatttttgtgttcTTGTTAATTTTGAAAGTTATTAATTGGACAGATCAGATGTGTTGCTTTATTTTGGCAGCGTATTGAACTTATTTGAAAAGAACAAACAGATTTTCAGCTAAAACAGGATTTGAAACTAAGACCTCAGGAATAATATCTTTAGTTTGCTGCTTGCTTGTTTTCAATCCTATTCCAGGTAATAATTTCTTTTTTGCtactttcaaattttgtgcatCAATTCCCAGTGCTCACTTTGGCAACCTTGATTTGTTGCTTGTAAATTTCCTTCACTATTAACTTGTGTACACTTTATTGATTCCACAGATTGACTTTACCATGATGAGTGGTTTAGCTCTGGTCTTAGTAaccgttttgtttttctttggacTGTTTGCAATCATCTTCAGAAATGATGTAAGTTGTTTTGCATCTCAAGTAATCAGACAGTATGCAAATTATATCATCAGTACTACATATATACGTGTAATGGCATACTATCATCTCAGATATAATCTCATTAACAGTGGCACAACCATGTATATACCCCCAAATAACATCAGGGctcagaaccccccccccccccagcccctaTTGGCAGACAGAATGATACAACAAACTAGTTTACAGTACCTAACTATATAACATGTATTTGCAATATAACCTAACCTAAACAGTCAGAATTCTTCAACAaatagcatcattttgcatatGAGCACCCTAAGCACCATCAAAGGGTTTGGACCACCCCTCACTTGAGACCCTTCCCTGGATGATGTAACATCacagtcccccaccccccccctccagttcAATAATGGTGGTTATGCCCCTCATTAAACGGACTTAGAGCAAGGGATCATCATTAAAGGGATGTAGAGCATCGGAACATCATAAAAGGGATCTAGAGCATCGGATTATCAGTAGAGGGATTTAGAGCACAGGATCATCAGTAAAGGGATTTAGAGCATCAGATCATAATTAGAGGTATCTAGAGCAAGGGATCATCAGTAAAAGGGATGTAGAGCAAGGGATCATCAGTAAAGGGATCTAGAGCATCGGATCACCAGTAGAGGGATTTAGAGCACAGGATCATCAGTAAAGGGATTTAGAGCATCAGATCATAAGTAAAGGGATCTAGAGCACGGGATCATCAGTAGAGGGATCTAGAGAAAGGGATCATCAGTAAAGGGATTTAGAGCAAGGGTCATCAGTAGAGGGATCTAGAGCAAGGGATCATTAGTAAAGGGATCTAGAGCACAGGATCATCAGTAGAGGGATCTAGAGCATCAGATCA belongs to Apostichopus japonicus isolate 1M-3 chromosome 4, ASM3797524v1, whole genome shotgun sequence and includes:
- the LOC139966056 gene encoding protein lifeguard 1-like isoform X1 → MYNSMSYEGDNGFTFEDVNVKHGFLRKVYGILTIQLTITVGIIIAIYIPTADNYPNYFIENTWVFWLCFCFTFVMILALACVPDLRRNSPINIICLMLFTIAEGVLLGITCSTYEAQTVLIAAGACAGIVLILTLFAFQTKIDFTMMSGLALVLVTVLFFFGLFAIIFRNDVLDVVYCSLGVGVFSLYIVIDTQLMLGGKHQYEINEEEYVFAALNLYLDIINLFLFLLRIVNKASN
- the LOC139966056 gene encoding protein lifeguard 1-like isoform X2, whose product is MSYEGDNGFTFEDVNVKHGFLRKVYGILTIQLTITVGIIIAIYIPTADNYPNYFIENTWVFWLCFCFTFVMILALACVPDLRRNSPINIICLMLFTIAEGVLLGITCSTYEAQTVLIAAGACAGIVLILTLFAFQTKIDFTMMSGLALVLVTVLFFFGLFAIIFRNDVLDVVYCSLGVGVFSLYIVIDTQLMLGGKHQYEINEEEYVFAALNLYLDIINLFLFLLRIVNKASN